In the Salvelinus namaycush isolate Seneca unplaced genomic scaffold, SaNama_1.0 Scaffold597, whole genome shotgun sequence genome, one interval contains:
- the LOC120041972 gene encoding zinc finger protein 436-like isoform X2, translating into MTKSGCTDQAIDPSESLQENQQGHTTETNYPCLACGKYFYNSSTLRRHMRTHTGERPYHCSECGRSFSHSGNLRSHQVIHTGERPYHCLVCGKSFSQPGGLAKHQRTHTGEKPFHCTFTECGKSFSKLEHLQIHHRTHTGEKPYPCSASDCGRRFSNSGQLIQHMRTHTGERPYHCSECLKTFSHPGALKDHQRIHSGERPYVCAVSACGKTFINSGALKKHNQTHTGEKPHCCSDCGRGFSQLAHLQAHQRTHTGERPYHCSLCWKSFIQQGHLDRHRRIHLAADTPEDQLSPSVNPDQHIRPIDDSPEVFDEETVPEQPVHPELMRDLE; encoded by the coding sequence GTGGCTGTACAGACCAGGCTATAGACCCTTCAGAATCCCTCCAGGAGAATCAGCAGGGTCACACCACTGAAACCAACTACCCTTGCTTAGCCTGTGGGAAGTATTTCTACAACTCATCAACCCTGCGGAGACACATGCgtactcacacaggagagaggccgTATCACTGCTCTGAGTGTGGGCGGAGCTTCAGTCACTCTGGCAACCTGAGGAGTCATCAGgtgatccacacaggagagagaccgtACCACTGTCTGGTCTGTGGCAAGAGCTTCAGTCAGCCAGGAGGCCTGGCCaagcaccagagaacacacacaggagagaagccattcCATTGCACTTTCACAGAGTGCGGCAAGAGTTTCTCCAAGCTAGAACACCTACAGATCCACCAcaggactcacacaggagagaagccttacccctgctcggcctctgactgtgGAAGGAGATTCTCCAACTCAGGCCAGCTGATCCAGCACATGCgtactcacacaggagagaggccgTACCACTGTTCAGAGTGTCTGAAGACCTTCTCCCACCCAGGAGCTCTGAAGGACCACCAGAGGATTCACTCAGGAGAGAGACCCTACGTCTGCGCTGTCTCGGCCTGCGGTAAGACGTTTATAAACTCTGGGGCTCTGAAAAAGCACAACCAGACCCACACAGGGGAAaaacctcactgctgctctgactgtgggagaGGCTTCTCCCAGCTGGCTCACCTCCAGGCTCATCAGAGGACTCACACAGGGGAAAGACCCTATCATTGCTCCCTTTGTTGGAAGAGCTTTATTCAACAAGGGCATCTGGACAGGCATAGACGCATCCACCTAGCAGCGGACACACCTGAAGATCAGTTATCCCCTAGCGTCAACCCAGATCAGCACATTAGACCGATAGATGATTCACCTGAGGTCTTTGATGAAGAGACTGTGCCAGAGCAACCTGTACATCCTGAATTAATGAGGGACCTTGAATGA